The following are encoded in a window of Paenibacillus polymyxa genomic DNA:
- a CDS encoding FAD-binding protein, whose amino-acid sequence MKQNGISVEHYTPILIVGTGISGLTAAYYLSKNNIKYTIVTKKSAPKQSNSFLSAANTRVPSENEINHIINLTIDKCGADRSVIEALYRNSNIIINFFEELGISYEKTSFGIMPECMIKSHGGKKLINCLLQHIEQPMCNKILIHLEKYDHGIIAIFYDTQSDQFIRIYTNYLVLATGGYAGQFCFNDNSPGSTGETLILAKKIGARLKGMSTVMCHPWSIYNGRQILLGGVVSLSQGKIIDEEGVQLLEDEYICDAIARDDYHEMIDEILKFQLECIKQKKDMYLDMSHADENVLNEKFKTYGFSPKVVKNKRIKITPTMHYSSGGIEINATAEAINLNRVFATGEAQFNGDLGIGRIPGQAFASGIVFGKLIVDKIANEGVFNTQYQTSFKDPPETMQLYSKENNDFPIEEFQKKLSILMMDLIASNSSVVSLSFHKKKIQESQNILLSRARGSGKRYEDILTLFFGYFVALEIIEDIEAKSGLLINQK is encoded by the coding sequence ATGAAACAAAATGGAATATCCGTTGAACACTACACTCCAATTTTGATTGTCGGTACGGGGATCTCAGGGCTTACTGCTGCTTATTATTTGTCAAAAAACAATATCAAGTACACGATTGTAACAAAAAAGAGTGCACCCAAACAAAGCAACTCCTTTCTTTCAGCAGCAAATACACGTGTTCCCTCAGAGAATGAAATTAATCATATTATTAATCTTACTATTGATAAATGTGGAGCAGATCGATCCGTAATTGAAGCGCTATATAGGAATTCCAACATAATTATAAATTTCTTCGAAGAATTGGGTATTTCTTATGAGAAAACATCCTTTGGTATCATGCCTGAATGTATGATTAAATCACATGGGGGAAAGAAATTAATCAATTGTTTATTACAACATATTGAACAACCGATGTGTAATAAAATTTTGATACATTTGGAAAAGTACGATCACGGAATTATCGCAATATTTTATGACACACAATCAGATCAATTTATCAGAATATATACTAATTATTTGGTATTAGCTACGGGGGGATATGCAGGACAATTCTGTTTCAATGATAATTCGCCCGGTTCAACTGGTGAAACGCTAATCTTAGCTAAGAAAATAGGTGCGAGATTAAAGGGGATGTCTACAGTAATGTGTCATCCTTGGTCTATATATAACGGAAGACAAATTTTATTAGGCGGGGTTGTATCTTTGAGTCAAGGGAAAATAATAGATGAGGAAGGAGTTCAATTATTAGAAGATGAGTATATTTGTGATGCAATTGCCCGAGATGATTACCACGAAATGATTGATGAGATTTTAAAATTCCAACTAGAATGCATCAAACAAAAAAAGGACATGTACTTGGATATGAGCCATGCTGATGAAAATGTATTAAATGAAAAATTCAAAACATATGGATTTAGTCCTAAGGTGGTTAAAAATAAAAGAATCAAAATTACACCAACGATGCACTATTCTTCAGGAGGAATCGAAATCAATGCTACTGCTGAGGCTATAAACTTGAATCGTGTTTTTGCTACTGGAGAAGCTCAATTTAATGGTGATCTTGGTATAGGAAGAATTCCTGGGCAAGCATTCGCATCAGGGATCGTTTTTGGTAAATTAATTGTTGACAAAATAGCTAATGAAGGTGTTTTCAATACTCAATATCAAACTTCATTTAAAGATCCACCTGAAACGATGCAGCTGTATTCGAAAGAAAATAATGACTTTCCGATTGAAGAGTTTCAGAAAAAGTTGTCAATTCTAATGATGGATTTGATCGCTTCCAATTCATCCGTTGTTTCTCTATCATTCCATAAAAAGAAAATACAAGAAAGTCAAAATATATTATTAAGTAGAGCAAGAGGATCAGGAAAACGATACGAGGATATTTTAACATTATTTTTCGGATATTTTGTTGCACTGGAAATTATAGAAGATATTGAAGCAAAGTCAGGCTTGTTGATTAACCAAAAATAG
- a CDS encoding sporulation protein YjcZ yields MKRDYEGITGRVWTSIAAVLALFILLVIILKLIHL; encoded by the coding sequence ATGAAAAGAGACTACGAGGGAATCACCGGAAGAGTTTGGACATCGATAGCTGCTGTCTTGGCACTGTTCATATTGCTGGTAATCATCTTGAAATTAATTCATTTATAA
- a CDS encoding discoidin domain-containing protein: protein MKKACITILFLVLLSLPLSNVFAAEAEYSENLVPHMTTNILPSGVASASNEYSYAYEAFNKEFATIASAWTSSTTAAWLRYDFPKPEVIEQYVIYPQTTATDRAPKNWTFEGSNDGMTWNVLDTQSNITGWVNSTPKKFTFSNSNSYKDYRINITGNNGSQYLALSELEMMSKVSSSTPNPGTEEPTPNTEEPTPNGDRAILVVTMTTGLEKEFDLSMQEVNDFIAWYEAKQAGSGSASYAINKHDNNKGPFSSRKDYMLFDRILTFEVSEYSK from the coding sequence ATGAAGAAAGCATGTATAACAATTTTATTTTTAGTTCTTTTATCTCTTCCCTTATCCAATGTTTTTGCAGCCGAAGCAGAGTATTCAGAAAATCTAGTTCCACATATGACAACTAACATTTTGCCATCTGGAGTAGCAAGCGCAAGTAATGAATATTCATACGCATATGAGGCGTTTAACAAGGAATTTGCTACTATTGCTAGTGCGTGGACATCAAGTACAACTGCTGCTTGGCTAAGATATGACTTTCCTAAACCCGAAGTTATTGAGCAATATGTTATATATCCACAGACAACGGCAACTGACCGTGCCCCTAAAAATTGGACTTTCGAAGGCTCAAATGATGGGATGACTTGGAACGTGCTAGATACCCAGTCAAATATCACTGGATGGGTAAATAGCACTCCGAAAAAATTCACTTTTTCTAATTCTAATTCATACAAGGATTATAGAATTAATATTACAGGAAATAATGGAAGTCAGTATCTAGCTCTTAGCGAATTAGAGATGATGTCTAAAGTGTCAAGCTCCACTCCTAATCCAGGAACAGAGGAACCAACTCCAAACACAGAGGAACCAACTCCAAACGGAGATCGTGCAATTCTGGTAGTCACCATGACGACTGGCTTAGAGAAAGAATTTGATTTGAGTATGCAAGAGGTCAATGACTTCATTGCATGGTATGAGGCTAAGCAAGCAGGTTCTGGATCAGCTTCATACGCAATCAATAAGCACGATAACAATAAAGGCCCATTCAGCAGCCGCAAGGATTACATGCTGTTTGATCGTATCCTTACGTTTGAAGTAAGTGAATACTCTAAATAA
- a CDS encoding helix-turn-helix transcriptional regulator: MKVTPTIRAELEQYLKQEGLSMMEFGHIAGMNRGIVSSIVSGNKSMSVNQIDRITEAMGLPEGYFYDLFIENYIIDTPPNMRRIEPFLYRCAELGKLDAIRRVVGTIMDNLLYSPKLFDMAEVLLAQGRHDAALLFYEGVAETEKYQHSERLAICQYRMFTIQVGDDQSRNLKAATLFEPYIERLDEMDQLDALKDLANVYRSLRKWDKVEEMARQMRGKAEVQYSIKHQQKNRKNREHEKETRNPLFGYIAYADLLCASVCEAQGDYQQALLYTYAYTNLDWVKETDEDTQHWVNLFSQWAEGNTYVNKLLSGDVSVLPDYVEYIAATSTANENEKLSKLLNVMIAANRYEIDVDDVLSRFETNINSFAQLPTSSDIYTQQVIPDYFAWFAYEMAHYYLHRVKYSDGFKYLMYAMAKSHIITNETNFINCIGLFMRFQVHATPEIKTEFSNLIEKVWLSNVEKNGIVNCCE, encoded by the coding sequence ATGAAAGTTACACCCACGATTAGAGCAGAATTGGAACAATATCTAAAACAAGAAGGTTTGAGCATGATGGAGTTTGGGCATATAGCGGGCATGAATAGGGGGATAGTAAGTAGCATAGTGTCAGGCAATAAATCTATGTCTGTTAACCAGATAGATCGCATTACCGAGGCTATGGGTTTACCAGAAGGCTACTTTTACGACCTATTTATAGAAAACTACATCATCGACACCCCCCCGAATATGAGACGAATAGAGCCATTTTTGTATCGTTGTGCGGAATTGGGCAAGCTGGATGCGATCCGTCGAGTGGTAGGAACCATTATGGACAACCTACTCTATTCGCCTAAACTATTTGATATGGCAGAAGTGCTATTAGCACAGGGACGACATGATGCTGCGTTGCTGTTCTATGAGGGTGTAGCTGAAACGGAGAAGTACCAACATTCTGAACGATTGGCGATCTGTCAGTATCGAATGTTCACGATTCAGGTTGGTGACGATCAAAGCCGCAATCTCAAGGCAGCTACGTTGTTCGAGCCTTACATTGAACGTCTGGATGAAATGGACCAACTTGACGCATTAAAGGATTTGGCGAACGTGTACAGGTCTTTGCGTAAGTGGGACAAGGTTGAGGAAATGGCAAGGCAAATGAGAGGGAAAGCTGAAGTACAATATTCCATAAAGCATCAGCAGAAGAATCGAAAGAACAGGGAGCATGAAAAGGAAACCAGAAATCCGTTATTTGGATACATTGCTTACGCCGATTTGTTGTGTGCTAGTGTTTGTGAAGCCCAAGGCGATTATCAACAAGCTCTACTATATACATACGCCTATACGAATTTAGATTGGGTCAAAGAGACTGATGAAGATACTCAACACTGGGTAAACTTGTTCAGTCAGTGGGCAGAAGGTAACACGTACGTCAATAAACTCCTGTCTGGAGATGTTAGCGTGCTGCCAGACTATGTTGAATATATAGCGGCAACATCAACCGCTAATGAAAATGAGAAACTCTCAAAGCTGTTGAACGTTATGATAGCGGCTAACCGATATGAAATAGATGTGGATGATGTCCTTTCACGTTTTGAAACAAATATTAATTCATTTGCTCAACTCCCAACATCATCTGATATATATACCCAACAAGTAATACCAGACTATTTCGCATGGTTTGCTTACGAAATGGCTCATTATTATTTACATCGGGTGAAATACAGTGATGGCTTTAAATACTTGATGTATGCAATGGCAAAGTCACATATAATAACTAATGAAACAAACTTTATAAATTGTATTGGTCTGTTTATGCGTTTTCAAGTCCATGCGACTCCTGAAATCAAAACAGAGTTCTCCAATCTAATTGAAAAGGTGTGGTTAAGTAATGTTGAAAAAAATGGCATTGTTAATTGTTGCGAGTAG
- a CDS encoding MaoC/PaaZ C-terminal domain-containing protein has product MRFHKFYIGQVFKTKSLKLTKKDITRFAREFDPQYMHLDEEKALQGRFNGIIASGIQTLAVSFKLWVETGSYGDEVIAGTAMNNIKFIKPVYPGDELYTIVEVIGVKEMRNGTGLVTVLLSTFNKKEEQVFEGDLSVLVKQ; this is encoded by the coding sequence ATGCGGTTTCATAAATTTTATATCGGACAAGTATTTAAAACCAAGTCTTTAAAATTAACTAAAAAGGATATTACCAGATTTGCAAGGGAGTTTGACCCGCAATATATGCATTTAGATGAAGAGAAAGCATTACAAGGCAGATTTAATGGAATTATCGCTTCAGGAATTCAAACATTAGCTGTTTCTTTTAAGCTTTGGGTTGAAACAGGCAGTTACGGTGATGAGGTTATTGCTGGAACTGCTATGAATAATATTAAATTTATTAAACCAGTATATCCAGGCGACGAATTGTACACCATTGTTGAAGTGATTGGAGTAAAAGAGATGAGGAATGGAACAGGACTCGTTACTGTGTTGCTGTCGACTTTCAACAAGAAAGAGGAGCAAGTTTTTGAAGGCGATTTATCCGTTCTGGTTAAACAGTAA
- a CDS encoding DUF2294 domain-containing protein → MLGRPLGSGRLHFVLKPATQAVWHARQVRLYFDSKRSVQMLNTELEYRERIRKLAVCIVKHYRGKGPDNVKVSLDSPLRITVEIRGTLSNLSEILVHEGAEDKVREYWNVLRPYLEKEFMNEAEKTLGSPFTYTWEVCPSVHGDGHIIISLELQHIHRLD, encoded by the coding sequence GTGCTGGGCAGACCACTTGGGTCGGGACGGTTACATTTTGTTCTAAAACCAGCTACACAGGCTGTCTGGCATGCGCGGCAAGTACGCCTTTATTTTGATTCGAAGCGGAGTGTCCAGATGTTGAATACCGAATTGGAATACCGTGAGCGCATCAGGAAGTTGGCCGTATGTATTGTCAAGCACTACCGTGGAAAAGGACCGGACAACGTCAAGGTTTCACTGGATTCGCCGCTCCGGATTACGGTAGAAATTCGAGGTACATTGTCTAATTTGTCCGAAATTCTCGTTCATGAAGGGGCCGAGGACAAGGTCAGGGAATATTGGAACGTCCTTCGTCCCTATCTGGAAAAGGAGTTTATGAACGAAGCCGAAAAAACACTCGGCAGTCCCTTCACTTATACTTGGGAGGTCTGCCCCTCCGTCCATGGAGACGGACACATTATCATTTCTCTAGAACTACAACACATACACCGGTTGGATTAG
- the fdhF gene encoding formate dehydrogenase subunit alpha — MADKVLTVCPYCGSGCQLHLLVEKGQVIGAEPAGGRTNEGTLCLKGHYGWDFLNDPQILTARLRKPMIRKNGVMEEVEWKEAIQYTAERLSAIKEKYGPDSIMGTGSARGPGNEANYVMQKFMRAVIGTNNIDHCARVCHGPSVAGLTYSLGDGAMSNSIPEIEHSDLIFVFGYNAPETHPIVARRIVAAKQRGAKIIVCDPRMTETARISNMWLPLKGGSNMALVNAFGHVLVHEGLYDKRYVEANTEGFAEYVDSIKKYTPEYAEGITGVKAADIRAAMREYAKAPTATILYGMGVCQFSQAVDVVKGLASLALLTGNLGKPNVGIGPVRGQNNVQGSCDMGALPNVYPGYQDVTDNTARKKFEKAWGVELPRKKGYPLTEVPHLILKENKLKAYYIFGEDPVQSDPNAAELREALDQLEFVVVQDIFMNKTALHADVILPSTAWGEHDGVYSSADRGFQRIRKAVEPQGDVKPDWAIISEVATAMGYPMSYANTEEIWDEMRSLSPLFSGASYQKMEQQGGVQWPCPTEDHPGTPYLYKGNQFSTPSGKGRLFACEWRPPQEQPDAKYPLVLSTVREVGHYSVRTMTGNCRALRQLSDEPGFIQISPEDGADLNILDGEIVAISSRRGRIMARAQISDRVQQGATYMTYHWWVGACNELTADFLDPVSKTPELKYCAIRLERIADQVQAERDVHESYQRIRRQMNVQEAVLADKVTR, encoded by the coding sequence ATGGCAGACAAGGTATTGACCGTATGTCCCTACTGCGGGAGCGGTTGTCAGCTTCATTTGCTGGTGGAAAAAGGACAGGTAATTGGCGCAGAGCCGGCTGGTGGTCGTACGAATGAAGGAACGTTGTGTCTGAAAGGACACTATGGATGGGATTTTTTGAATGACCCACAAATTCTGACTGCACGCTTGCGCAAGCCCATGATTCGCAAAAATGGAGTTATGGAGGAAGTGGAGTGGAAGGAAGCCATTCAATATACTGCCGAACGGCTGTCAGCAATTAAGGAAAAATACGGACCCGACTCCATTATGGGAACGGGCTCCGCACGCGGTCCGGGAAATGAAGCCAATTATGTCATGCAAAAGTTCATGCGGGCGGTCATTGGCACGAACAATATTGACCATTGCGCTCGTGTATGCCACGGCCCTTCTGTGGCAGGTTTGACTTACTCGCTCGGAGATGGAGCTATGTCCAACTCTATTCCTGAAATTGAACACTCTGATCTCATTTTCGTGTTTGGATATAATGCACCCGAAACACATCCGATCGTCGCAAGACGCATTGTAGCTGCCAAGCAAAGAGGCGCGAAGATTATTGTATGCGATCCGCGCATGACCGAAACAGCTCGTATTTCGAATATGTGGCTACCCCTAAAGGGCGGTTCAAACATGGCTTTGGTGAACGCTTTTGGTCATGTACTTGTGCATGAAGGACTGTACGACAAACGATATGTGGAAGCAAACACAGAAGGATTTGCCGAATACGTAGACAGCATTAAAAAATATACTCCCGAATATGCGGAAGGCATTACGGGGGTCAAGGCGGCCGATATCCGGGCGGCTATGAGGGAATATGCAAAGGCCCCTACCGCTACAATTTTGTACGGAATGGGCGTATGTCAATTTTCACAGGCCGTTGATGTGGTAAAGGGGCTCGCTTCCCTTGCACTGTTGACGGGAAATCTGGGCAAGCCGAATGTCGGTATCGGACCAGTACGGGGACAAAACAATGTACAGGGGTCCTGTGATATGGGCGCTTTGCCGAATGTGTACCCTGGCTATCAGGATGTAACAGACAACACAGCTCGCAAAAAGTTTGAAAAAGCATGGGGTGTTGAGCTGCCACGTAAAAAGGGCTATCCACTTACGGAGGTACCGCACCTCATCCTGAAGGAGAACAAGCTGAAAGCTTATTACATTTTCGGAGAGGACCCTGTACAAAGTGATCCGAACGCCGCCGAGTTGCGTGAAGCCCTAGACCAATTGGAATTTGTCGTGGTTCAGGATATTTTCATGAACAAAACAGCGCTGCACGCCGATGTCATCCTCCCTTCTACTGCTTGGGGCGAGCATGACGGTGTATATTCTTCGGCAGATCGGGGCTTTCAGCGCATCCGCAAAGCCGTTGAGCCACAGGGTGATGTTAAGCCAGACTGGGCTATTATTAGCGAGGTTGCTACCGCCATGGGCTACCCTATGTCCTATGCAAACACAGAGGAAATTTGGGATGAAATGCGCAGCCTCAGCCCATTATTCTCGGGTGCCAGCTACCAAAAGATGGAGCAGCAAGGCGGCGTTCAATGGCCTTGCCCTACCGAGGATCATCCAGGTACACCGTATTTGTATAAAGGAAATCAATTTTCGACACCTAGTGGCAAAGGCAGATTATTCGCCTGCGAATGGCGTCCGCCACAAGAACAACCGGATGCAAAATACCCGCTTGTCTTGTCCACAGTCCGTGAGGTAGGTCACTATTCCGTGCGTACCATGACTGGCAATTGCCGCGCGCTGCGCCAGTTGTCTGATGAGCCTGGCTTTATTCAGATTAGCCCAGAAGACGGAGCAGATCTGAATATTCTGGATGGTGAAATTGTTGCCATATCCTCCCGTCGTGGACGCATCATGGCACGGGCACAAATCAGTGACCGTGTGCAACAAGGTGCGACCTACATGACCTATCACTGGTGGGTTGGAGCATGTAACGAGCTGACCGCTGATTTTCTCGATCCGGTATCCAAAACCCCGGAATTAAAATACTGTGCCATCCGTCTGGAACGGATCGCCGACCAAGTGCAGGCCGAACGTGATGTACATGAATCGTACCAACGGATTCGCAGACAGATGAACGTCCAGGAAGCTGTTTTGGCTGATAAGGTGACGAGATGA
- a CDS encoding 4Fe-4S dicluster domain-containing protein: protein MSGTGNMMHRPTDNRSASTNRMGAASRTSTVASSFVVADAGQCIGCKACELACFAVHSQANGIGASVGTVSVPVLPKVYVVRTGEMYVPVQCRHCENAPCAHACPVQAIRQEDGVVMIDEERCIGCTFCVLACPFGAIEVSPVYRAGHVVTQSGLTHRANRVALPRTAASKCDLCAETENGKPACVEACPNHVLRLAKGISDSPPEPRREVFFPRL from the coding sequence ATGAGCGGCACAGGGAATATGATGCACCGTCCGACAGATAACCGGTCAGCTTCGACGAATAGAATGGGAGCAGCCAGTAGAACAAGCACTGTTGCTTCTTCTTTTGTAGTCGCAGACGCCGGGCAGTGCATCGGCTGCAAAGCCTGTGAACTGGCGTGCTTCGCCGTTCACAGTCAGGCTAACGGTATAGGAGCTTCGGTCGGAACCGTCAGCGTACCTGTTTTACCCAAGGTGTATGTTGTACGTACAGGGGAGATGTATGTGCCGGTGCAATGCCGGCATTGCGAAAATGCCCCCTGCGCACATGCCTGTCCGGTACAGGCCATTCGTCAGGAGGACGGCGTCGTCATGATAGATGAGGAACGATGTATCGGCTGTACCTTCTGTGTTTTGGCCTGCCCTTTCGGGGCGATTGAGGTGTCTCCGGTCTACCGGGCAGGACACGTTGTAACGCAGTCCGGCCTGACTCACCGTGCAAATCGAGTCGCCCTTCCCCGCACCGCGGCAAGCAAATGCGATCTGTGCGCGGAAACAGAGAACGGAAAGCCTGCATGTGTAGAGGCCTGCCCGAATCATGTCCTACGGCTGGCCAAAGGTATATCCGACTCACCTCCAGAGCCTCGGCGGGAAGTCTTTTTCCCACGCCTATAA
- a CDS encoding [FeFe] hydrogenase, group A: MKTTDCTDPVIHIDPTLCTGCRRCAEVCPVDAIEGLPGEPQTVNADRCVICGQCVQICSVYASDWAGSSPQEGAARRLERIQERDMPADIREPLFAAYYSYNLNKVADMMTKPGQFRIVQCAPAIRVSLAEEFGMPFGTLTPGKMAAALRRLGFDRVYDTNFGADVTIMEEGTELIRRVTEGGPLPMFTSCCPAWVRFAEIEYPDLLDHLSSCKSPMQMLGALIKSYGAQLDEVEPANIYSVAIMPCTCKQFECDRPEMESDGYRDVDEVLTTRELAYWIKQRGIDFANLPDEEFDSPLGQYSGAGSIFGVTGGVMEAAIRTGYELLTNEKLPKLQLDFVRGEEGIRVAEVQVGKLQLKVAVVAGLQHAYQLLDRVQAGECDYHFIEVMGCPAGCISGGGQPKLMLEKHRIEAYRARKSSIYGHDAAHQVRKSHENPHIIKLYDEFLGEPLGHVSHHLLHTTFQQRGPGKQSRSSTISTKGDTGYSIH, translated from the coding sequence ATGAAGACGACTGATTGCACAGACCCTGTCATTCATATTGACCCTACGCTCTGCACGGGATGCAGACGTTGTGCTGAGGTTTGTCCAGTAGATGCCATAGAGGGACTGCCCGGAGAACCGCAAACCGTTAATGCAGACCGATGTGTTATTTGCGGTCAATGTGTACAAATATGCAGCGTATACGCATCTGACTGGGCAGGTTCATCTCCACAGGAAGGCGCCGCTAGACGGCTGGAACGTATCCAAGAACGCGATATGCCTGCCGACATCAGAGAGCCGCTATTCGCTGCCTATTATAGCTACAACTTGAATAAGGTAGCCGATATGATGACCAAACCTGGACAGTTTCGGATCGTCCAATGTGCTCCTGCCATTCGTGTTTCACTCGCGGAGGAATTCGGAATGCCGTTCGGCACCTTGACGCCTGGGAAAATGGCTGCTGCTTTGCGCCGCCTTGGCTTCGATCGAGTATACGACACCAACTTTGGAGCTGACGTGACCATCATGGAGGAAGGCACTGAATTGATTCGTCGCGTGACCGAAGGCGGTCCCTTACCTATGTTCACATCCTGCTGTCCAGCATGGGTCCGATTTGCAGAAATAGAATATCCCGATCTGCTAGACCATCTATCCAGCTGCAAATCTCCGATGCAAATGTTAGGAGCGCTAATCAAATCTTATGGCGCACAACTAGACGAGGTGGAACCTGCGAATATATACAGCGTTGCCATCATGCCATGTACCTGTAAACAATTTGAGTGCGATCGTCCCGAAATGGAATCTGACGGTTACCGTGATGTGGATGAGGTACTGACCACGCGTGAACTTGCATACTGGATCAAGCAGCGTGGAATTGATTTTGCGAACCTGCCTGATGAAGAATTCGATTCACCGTTAGGACAATATTCAGGTGCAGGCTCCATTTTTGGAGTCACCGGAGGAGTCATGGAAGCTGCCATCCGTACAGGTTACGAGCTGCTGACAAATGAAAAACTACCGAAGCTCCAACTCGATTTTGTTCGTGGTGAGGAAGGCATTCGAGTAGCTGAGGTTCAGGTAGGCAAGCTCCAGCTCAAGGTAGCGGTCGTCGCCGGGCTACAACATGCCTATCAGCTATTGGATCGTGTCCAGGCGGGCGAATGTGATTATCATTTTATTGAGGTGATGGGCTGCCCTGCTGGATGTATCAGCGGAGGGGGACAACCCAAGCTCATGTTAGAAAAGCATCGAATTGAAGCTTATCGGGCACGTAAATCCTCCATCTATGGACATGATGCTGCACACCAGGTACGAAAATCGCATGAGAACCCTCACATCATCAAACTTTATGATGAATTTCTAGGTGAGCCGCTGGGTCATGTATCGCATCATCTGCTGCACACGACCTTCCAACAACGGGGGCCCGGCAAGCAAAGCCGCAGTAGCACTATTTCCACCAAAGGGGATACGGGTTACTCCATTCATTAA
- a CDS encoding 4Fe-4S dicluster domain-containing protein, protein MNRFVLADPDQCIGCRTCEIACVIAHSAENPFISPDDEFHFHPRLKVIKSFGVTAPVQCRHCEDAPCANACPNGSITNADGCILINSESCIGCKTCMIACPYGAITMVPEYRNGQPVVQDGLYTNMSGRLQPKERMIASKCDLCEGVDGGPACIGKCPTQALKLVEPDLVHARVEEKRAASARQLLHMTRIPATGL, encoded by the coding sequence ATGAACCGTTTTGTTTTAGCTGATCCCGATCAGTGTATCGGCTGTCGTACCTGTGAAATCGCATGTGTCATCGCACATTCAGCGGAGAACCCTTTTATCTCGCCGGATGATGAGTTTCATTTTCACCCTCGTCTGAAGGTTATCAAATCATTTGGAGTCACTGCACCCGTTCAGTGTCGTCACTGTGAGGATGCCCCATGCGCCAACGCTTGTCCGAACGGCTCCATTACGAATGCAGATGGCTGCATTCTCATTAATAGTGAAAGCTGCATTGGCTGTAAAACCTGCATGATCGCGTGCCCTTACGGCGCGATTACCATGGTACCCGAGTATCGAAACGGGCAGCCTGTAGTGCAGGACGGATTGTATACCAATATGTCAGGACGTTTGCAACCCAAAGAACGCATGATTGCTAGCAAATGTGATTTATGCGAAGGTGTCGACGGCGGCCCAGCCTGCATTGGTAAATGTCCAACACAAGCCCTCAAGCTGGTCGAGCCAGATCTGGTTCATGCCCGGGTAGAGGAAAAACGCGCTGCAAGTGCACGTCAGCTACTGCATATGACACGCATTCCGGCAACGGGTCTATGA